The Erigeron canadensis isolate Cc75 unplaced genomic scaffold, C_canadensis_v1 Conyza_canadensis_unscaffolded:60, whole genome shotgun sequence genome includes the window taatgTGACATGTGATAAGAGAACAGCTTTTTCGCTCAGATCCTTTTGTATAAAAGTGAATGAGAAAGATAAAGAGTTTTGAACCACTAACGAAAAAGGATAAATAAAAAGGATATGATAAAGAATTGTAAAGAATTAGGAAATCAAATGGTCTTTTTGGGATAGAGGGACTTGAACCCTCATGATTTTTGAAATCGACGGATTTTCCTCTTACTATAAATTTCATTGTTGCCAGTATTGGCATGTAGAACGGGACTCTATCTTTATTCTCGTCCGATTAATCAGTTCTTCAAAAGATCTATCAGATTATGGAGTGAATGGTTTGATCAATTAATATTGGATTCTTTCTTCAATATGGAATCGATTCACACCAATTCTTCTGTATTGTATTATGTTACAGGTTTATCCTTCACTTTTCTGAAGTTTGGATAGAAGGATTCCTATACCAATGTATACAATTAACTCCATTCGTTAGAATAGCTTCCATCGAGTCTCTGCACctatccttttttattttcgCTTTCTGAACCTTTGCTTGTTTTCGGAAAACGTGATTTGGCTCAGGATTGCCCATTTTTATTAATTCCAGGGTTTCTCTGAATTTGAAAGTTATCACTTAGTAAGTTTCCATACCAAGGCTCAATCCAATTAAGTCCGTAGCGTCTACCGATTTCGCCATATCCCCCTTTTGAGATGAAAATCTCATTGTGATCCCGTcccttttttctttcatttatacCGGAACCGTTCAATTCATTAGATAGATGCCCGTCTCGAAAAAGTGTTTTCTCCTCTTTGTGATTTCTTGTGTATCTTCTTTCATCTTCTATAGGAGGCTCGTATTCGGTCCAATCAAAAACGATTTTATCATTTCTGTATCCGCAATTCAATATAGGTGGATACATACCCTATACATCTGTCTCTCTTCCACTCATTTAACCATGAAATTGAAAATACTTGAACGgtcgataatttatttatattattttattattatttatattatattttttataaaataaataaaaattaaaaaataattgaaattaTATATCGCTAGATTAATCTTATgttctataatataatatttaacagttattattatttgaaattaGAATTATTctattgtttatgtttaatttattaatatattaatttataatttaattaaaatttatatattaattaatattaataaataataataattaaaaaatttcatatttaatatgatattaattatgttataaataGCGAATATGAATAGCCAAGAAATAGTTAATAGCAAAGATTCTAAGAGTTTATTGAATTCCTCTGCATGTCGAATTTATGTTATGTGAGCCTGCTTAGCTCAGAGGTTAGAGCATCGCATTTGTAATGCGATGGTCATCGGTTCGATTCCGATAGTCGGCTTTTCTctagttattttcttttttacatgATTGATAATGCATCTTTGAAAtcaaagtgaaaaaaaaaaagtattcttCTTTTCACAAAAGCCATTGATTATAGGATAGGAATTTCCTACTATCTCACGAACAGAATCCCTTTCcttttctatatatagaaaACCGGAAACTGGATATTTATTCAACCCATCTCATTattctttaattaatattaattaataatagaaTAATACTTCAGTAAATTTTGCTTTATTTACAATTTAGTTCATTTTTAGTTTAGATTTATTCTGTAGAATGAAATTTCATCAATAAGAATaagaattaattaataatatattaattataaataaataaggaGTCTTTATGTCGCGTTACCGAGGTCCTCGTTTCAAAAAAATACGTCGCCTGGGGGCTTTACCAGGGCTAACTAATAAAAGGCCCCGAGCTGGAAGTGATCTTAGAAACCAATCGCGTTCTGGGAAAAAATCCCAATATCGTATTCGtctagaagaaaaacaaaaattgcgTTTTCATTATGGTCTTACAGAACGACAATTACTTAAATACGTTCGTCTCGCCGGAAAGGCAAAGGGGTCAACAGGTCAGGTTTTACTACAATTACTTGAAATGCGTCTGGATAACATCCTTTTTCGGTTGGGTATGGCCCCGACTATTCCGGGAGCTCGCCAATTAGTTAACCATAGACATATTTTAGTCAACGGTCGTATAGTAGATATACCAAGTTATCGCTGCAAACCCCGAGATACTATTGCGGCGAGAGATGAACAAAAATCTAGAGCTCTAATTCAAAATTCTCTCGATTCATCCCCTCAGGAGGAATTGCCAAACCATTTGACTCTTCAACCATTCCAATATAAAGGATTAGTCAATCAAATAATAGATAGTAAATGGGTCGGTTTGAAAATAAATGAATTGCTGGTTGTAGAATATTATTCTCGTCAGACTTAAAcctaacaaaaagaaaataaagactAATATATACTCCCTTTCGGCGAAGTAAATTAACCGAAGGTTAAGATAAATTAAATTAAGGGTTTGCTCCAGATTTTTATTCCATTTAGGTGTCATAGACCGAGAGAGAGGGATATTTTCATTCCTTGTCTACTCGTTTCTTTATTTTCCGTACGACAGCCATTAGGAATAGAGAATCCATATCAAAGAAAGGTCTAACTGTTGGAATAGTCATATATTGCTATTTGATCTATATCTATTGATCTATTGTGGTTAGTAAGATCGGTAAATTAGGTGAAGGTAAGGAAAGAGAGGGATTCGAACCCTCGGTAAGCAAAAGCCTACATAGCAGTTCCAGTGCTACGCCTTCAACCACTCGGCCATCTCTCCTACATAATGATTATGACCTAAAAACCGAAAATCGAGTGAATAATTCATTATTCATATTAGAATTAGATTATTG containing:
- the LOC122584629 gene encoding 30S ribosomal protein S4, chloroplastic, encoding MSRYRGPRFKKIRRLGALPGLTNKRPRAGSDLRNQSRSGKKSQYRIRLEEKQKLRFHYGLTERQLLKYVRLAGKAKGSTGQVLLQLLEMRLDNILFRLGMAPTIPGARQLVNHRHILVNGRIVDIPSYRCKPRDTIAARDEQKSRALIQNSLDSSPQEELPNHLTLQPFQYKGLVNQIIDSKWVGLKINELLVVEYYSRQT